Below is a window of Escherichia coli DSM 30083 = JCM 1649 = ATCC 11775 DNA.
CTGCGTTACGCACCATGTCGAAGTCAGCGATAGCGGCAAAGTCATGGTCTTTAAAACGGATGCGGTTAACTTTGGAATCGGTGCAGGCACCCATACCGATAACGACGTCGCGCAGTTTTACGTGCGGCAGAACTGCGCCACAGGAACCCACGCGGATAATTTTCTTCACGCCGAAATCGGTGATCAGTTCTTTGGTGTAGATGGAGCAGGACGGGATACCCATACCGTGACCCATTACGGAAATTTTGCGGCCTTTGTAAGTACCGGTGAAGCCCAGCATACCGCGAACGTTGTTCACTTCACGGGCATCTTCAAGGAAAGTTTCAGCAATATACTTCGCACGCAGCGGGTCGCCTGGCATCAAAACTACGTCAGCGAAATCGCCCATTTCTGCATTAATGTGTGGGGTAGCCATTGTTTTATCCTTTTTGTGACATAACAAAGGCGGAGTCAACGCTCCGCCCAAATCCATCAGAACATGGCTTTGCCATATTCCATATCAGAAGTACCAAAATATTTTGCCAGAGTCTGGCCGATATCCGCGAAGGTTTCACGATGACCCAGTGAGCCCGGTTTTACTTTCGGGCCATATACCAGTACCGGAATGTGTTCACGCGTGTGGTCAGTACCGGTCCAGGTCGGATCGCAACCGTGGTCAGCGGTGAGGATCAGGATGTCGTCATCGCGCAGCAGAGACATCAGCTCCGGCAGACGGCGGTCGAACAGTTCCAGACCCGCGGCATAACCGGCGACGTCGCGACGGTGGCCCCAGGAAGAGTCGAAGTCAACGAAGTTGGTGAAGACGATGGTGTTATCACCCGCTTCTTTCATCTCTTTGATGGTGGCGTCAAACAGCGCGTCCAGGCCAGTCGCTTTCACTTTTTTGGTGATACCGCAGTT
It encodes the following:
- the deoD gene encoding purine-nucleoside phosphorylase; this encodes MATPHINAEMGDFADVVLMPGDPLRAKYIAETFLEDAREVNNVRGMLGFTGTYKGRKISVMGHGMGIPSCSIYTKELITDFGVKKIIRVGSCGAVLPHVKLRDVVIGMGACTDSKVNRIRFKDHDFAAIADFDMVRNAVDAAKALGIDARVGNLFSADLFYSPDGEMFDVMEKYGILGVEMEAAGIYGVAAEFGAKALTICTVSDHIRTHEQTTAAERQTTFNDMIKIALESVLLGDKE